From a single Aestuariibius sp. HNIBRBA575 genomic region:
- the rplL gene encoding 50S ribosomal protein L7/L12, which yields MADLKKLAEEIVGLTLLEAQELKTILKDEYGIEPAAGGAVMVAAGGDAGAAAEEKTEFDVVLKNAGAQKINVIKEVRGITGLGLKEAKTLVEAGGKIKEGVDKAEAEDIKGKLEAAGAEVELA from the coding sequence ATGGCTGATCTGAAAAAACTTGCAGAAGAGATCGTAGGTCTGACTCTTCTTGAAGCACAAGAACTGAAAACCATCCTCAAAGACGAGTATGGCATCGAACCCGCAGCTGGCGGCGCTGTAATGGTTGCAGCTGGTGGCGACGCCGGTGCAGCAGCAGAAGAAAAAACTGAGTTCGACGTTGTTCTGAAGAACGCCGGCGCTCAGAAAATCAACGTGATCAAAGAAGTTCGCGGCATCACCGGTCTGGGCCTGAAAGAAGCCAAGACATTGGTTGAAGCTGGCGGCAAGATCAAAGAAGGCGTTGACAAAGCTGAAGCTGAAGACATCAAAGGCAAGCTGGAAGCAGCTGGCGCAGAAGTCGAGCTGGCCTAA